The genomic window AAACGCAAGTCAGCCGACTCGAGGACGACATCCTCTGGATCACTATTGTTGGTTGTGTCCACATCAACTTGGTCAACCGTTTCGACGGTTGCAGTGTTGGTGACAGAGTCCGTCAATGCTGCTGAAATATCAGCGGTGATTTGGAACGTCACACCGGCCTGATCTGGATCGATCGTCCCCAGGTTGACACTGGCGGTCAGTCCATTGACGGTCGGGGTGCCTGCGCCCGCAGGCAAACCGCTGAAGACAGGGTTCGACAAGCCGGTCGGTAAAGTATCGGTAAAGATCGCATTGGTAGCTGCAACAATGTCGGTACTTGTTGGTGAATCGTTTTGGACCACGATGTCAAAGACGACTTGACCACCAGGTCGTAGATCGGACGCGGCTTGATTGATCGTTTTGGTGATCGATAAATCGACTTGCGGAAACACGCCAAAATCGATCGTCGTGTTGGTGTTCGGATCGGTATCCGCATCATCGATTGGCTCAGCGTTGCTTACCAGCGTGATCGTTCCGGTAACGAGTCCGACACCGGCGGTATAGGATCCGTTGCTATCGTTGTCGACATCATTGTTCGGGTCGACGGCGACGTTGGTACTGGGGGCCAGACCGAACAAAGGTCCTGCGGCAGCAAAATTCGACTCAGGAATCACGACAACGTAATCGCCAGGATCGACTTCGTCGAATTGGTAGGTTCCGGCAGTCGTGGTCGTTGTGTCGATCGGAGTATCGGTCGCAGGGTTTTGATCCGCGCGGAACAATTGCACCGTGATCGGACTACTGATTAGCGGTTCGGAACCATCGCGGAAACCGTCATTTTGAAAAGCACCCGCACCATTGTCGAGAAACACGTCTCCACCGAGTGTCAGCGGTTGGATGTTGGCAAGATTTGTGACAATGGGTTCGGGACGAATCGCTTCGACGATGGAGACGCGGATGTCATTGTCACCCGTCAGTTGGCTCGACGCTTCGATCGCACCGACGTTTCGGAAATCAGCTCCCGTGCCCCCCGCGACGGTAAATGCGTCAAACTGAACAAAGGTTTCCAGGAAATTGACTGCATCGACGGGCACGGTGACGGTTGTCGTCGAAAAGTTGGCTGCGTCGGTATAGACGGTTAGCAAGAGCGTTTCCCCCGCATCGGCGGCGCGCGTTTGTACAATGATTCCAGCGCCGGGGAATTGTCGTTGTGCGCCCGCTGGGTCGAGTGGGTCGATCGCGGTTTCGGCGGACAAGGAAACGCCGCCCAATCCCGTTGGGTCGAGCGTGATACTATTGTCAGGACCGTCGTATTGGATCAGTGCGGTACCTTCACCACCGCCCCCCGATGAGATCGTCAGAGCGTCTTGAGCCGTATCGACTTCGATGAGAATGTTACCGGATGCGTTGGTTCGCGTCGCTTGAATATCGCGGCTACCGCCGATCGCTTCGGATGCAGCGGCCGAGTCGACATTGGTTGGATTCGAAGCGTTCGCCAAGACGGAAACGGCGGTGGTTGAGTAGTCGTCGATCAACTGAGTCCGTACCCCGTCATCGTCGGTCTCGCTAATCGTCACGAGTATCGGTGCGGGAGCTTCTTGACCCGACACCGCATCCTGAACAACCCAGTAATCGCCGGGTGACAATTGCTCGAAACGATATTCGCCAGGCGATTTCACTGGTTCGCCGGGCGCAGGTGCTGCGGAGGTATCGGTCAAGTCGGTCGCCACCAATTGGTCCGCATCGGCACCGGTCGTCACGAGCGATCCCACATTCCCAGCACCATTATCGCGGAACAACTGAACTTGAACACCTTCAAGCCGCACGTCGCCTGCTTCGAATACCCCGTCCCCATTGCTATCAGTGAACGCGATGCCGCTGATCGCACCCAAATCGGCAGCCATCAACTCTCGTTTGGTTAGCGTCTCGACAAGCAAACGACGTTTGGAGCGTTTTCGAATATCGTTGTTCGCTGAACCGTTTGATCTGTTTTTCGATGCAAGACGATTGATCAGTTTTTGCCAGACCATCATCAGTGTCCTGTATTTCTAGCGGTGACTGTTTGTTGGGGTAAGCATTAAGCTTGTACGTAGACTAGGCCTCTAGCCTGGAATTTGCCGCGCCCTCAGCCTGGAAGCCTCGGCTACACTCATGGCTTATCGGCTGATTGCTATAGTCGGCTTGACTGTTACCAGCGGTATTCTAAGCCGGTACTGATTCCTTGGACCCAGTAATCGACGGAATCAAACGCGAATTCTGGTCGAGCGAGCCCTTCAAGCGGGTCTTGTGCAGGCGGTAATTGGCCTGGATTCAAGTCTCGCGAGATATGCTCGCCCGGTCGAACCACGTTCGACCAATAGATGAACGTGTAGCCGATCATCGCTCGCCAATGGTCGTTCAGCTGGTAGCCCAAGTTGACGTTGAACTCAGGAATCACCGAAAACTCGCTGCGATCGTAGGATCCAATATTGGATGGTTGAGCTAGCAAACCTCCGACAAACGTATGCTGTCCGGGGTTCGTGGCATCACCCGAGATCACGGTGTTGCCGTTGATGTCGACACGTTGGTGAGTCACACCGACGCCCAACCGCAGTTGCCCGTCGATGGTCCAGTTGTTTCGCGTCTGACGATAGTTCCAACCGATATCAAGCCCGTTGAACTTGTTTTGAGTCCGGAAGTAATCGTTGATATCAAAGTTCGCTTGTGGGCTGATGCCCGTCAGGTTTTCGGTGACGCCGACACTTTCGGTAAGTTGCATGTAGCGGTAGCCAATTCGCATTTCCGTTCGTGAGCAATAGGGTTGTTCGCACGAATCGAACAACCAACGATTGCAACCTTCGCTGCCGCCTTGCAATCGACGGAAGTGAAAACCACCGCCGACGAGTTCGCTTTCGGCCCGCGCTGAAACCGAACCCGAGACGCGAGTGTTCCCGGAGCCGGCGAATGCGACCAATTCGGAATCTTCACGAGTGCTGCCCGTCGCGGGATTGATGTTTACGAAGGGTCTTGCCAAGATCGGATCGCCGTTACTGTTGCCGAAGAAGGATTCGCTTTCGCTGCCGATTTGGAAGTATTCTGCTCCGATGCCCCAGGTATGGCACTTGTCGAGCCAGAATCCGAAGCGAAGCCGTCCACCGTTAAAGTTGTCTGTTAATGCGTCGTCACCACCGAACAAGATTCGCGTCGTGTCTCGACCCAAAACGCCTGCGTCGGCCTGATCGATATTGGGGTTGGTGCTGGTCGTCACCAAAGGTGGTAGCTCCATCCCGTCTTGCCACCATGCCAGATATTCGAACGACACCCAACCATCGGTTGGTAGGCAAAGGGTAACGCAAGGGCGCCACG from Novipirellula aureliae includes these protein-coding regions:
- a CDS encoding BBP7 family outer membrane beta-barrel protein — translated: MTTILRTSSFTLVLAALFAVPASAQSSQDSNQGFVRKTERNARASWQPVRVAKNVDAAANPAPIRREANSNSDAAKANGAVGKTYAVRQVGHAIPHPPTGRTVSVIEGPIVDGPIYEGEVIQAPLDGQVALAPIYGETACDALPMGGCGCESASCNGGCDGGCSSPSCCNYSAGSCNSCCGELCGPETWRPCVTLCLPTDGWVSFEYLAWWQDGMELPPLVTTSTNPNIDQADAGVLGRDTTRILFGGDDALTDNFNGGRLRFGFWLDKCHTWGIGAEYFQIGSESESFFGNSNGDPILARPFVNINPATGSTREDSELVAFAGSGNTRVSGSVSARAESELVGGGFHFRRLQGGSEGCNRWLFDSCEQPYCSRTEMRIGYRYMQLTESVGVTENLTGISPQANFDINDYFRTQNKFNGLDIGWNYRQTRNNWTIDGQLRLGVGVTHQRVDINGNTVISGDATNPGQHTFVGGLLAQPSNIGSYDRSEFSVIPEFNVNLGYQLNDHWRAMIGYTFIYWSNVVRPGEHISRDLNPGQLPPAQDPLEGLARPEFAFDSVDYWVQGISTGLEYRW